One window of Rubrivirga sp. SAORIC476 genomic DNA carries:
- the glp gene encoding gephyrin-like molybdotransferase Glp — protein MDALVSVDYALRAVLTMARVTPGEAVRLGDAVGRTLAEPVASRESHPPFDASAMDGVALRVADLPDSLTLPLVGAVHAGDVPGDLPPGVAVAIMTGAPVPAGADAVVPVERITRDGDTVRLDARPAVGQHIRTTGDALAAGVEVLAAGTVVTPGAVAVLAAVGADPVWVHSRPRVAVIATGDELVDAASPLSPGQIRDSNGPTLAAMAEAAGAAVIGPLRARDTAADLARVLAETRDADVIVFAGGVSMGERDGVRDAVEAAGGSWTLWGVRQRPGKPLAVGVLDGRPVIGLPGNPVSAAVCFEVYVRPLLAAMLGRPADAFTEPAVLDAPISKKAGLHTFARVAVRRYVEGRLHALPAGAQGSHVAHSLALADGLAHLPESWPDAPVGSVVAFQRWGW, from the coding sequence ATGGACGCCCTCGTCTCCGTCGACTACGCCCTGCGCGCCGTCCTCACGATGGCGCGCGTCACGCCGGGTGAGGCCGTCCGCCTCGGGGACGCCGTGGGGCGAACGCTGGCCGAACCCGTCGCCAGTCGGGAGTCGCACCCGCCGTTCGACGCCTCGGCGATGGACGGCGTGGCCCTCCGCGTCGCCGACCTCCCGGACTCGCTGACGCTCCCGCTCGTCGGCGCCGTCCACGCGGGCGACGTGCCAGGCGACCTGCCACCAGGCGTGGCGGTCGCCATCATGACCGGCGCGCCCGTCCCAGCCGGTGCCGATGCCGTCGTGCCGGTCGAGCGGATCACGCGCGACGGCGACACCGTCCGCCTCGACGCGCGCCCCGCAGTCGGACAGCACATCCGCACGACGGGCGACGCGCTGGCGGCAGGTGTCGAGGTGCTCGCCGCCGGGACGGTCGTGACGCCGGGCGCCGTCGCCGTCCTCGCCGCCGTCGGCGCGGATCCGGTGTGGGTCCATTCCCGCCCGCGCGTCGCCGTGATCGCGACGGGCGACGAGCTGGTGGACGCTGCCTCTCCCCTCTCGCCCGGCCAGATCCGCGACTCGAACGGCCCGACGCTCGCCGCGATGGCCGAGGCCGCCGGAGCCGCAGTGATCGGCCCGCTCCGCGCCCGCGACACCGCCGCCGACCTGGCCCGCGTGCTCGCCGAGACCCGCGACGCCGACGTGATCGTGTTCGCGGGCGGCGTGTCGATGGGCGAGCGCGACGGGGTCCGCGACGCCGTCGAGGCGGCGGGCGGGTCGTGGACGCTCTGGGGCGTCCGCCAGCGGCCCGGCAAGCCGCTCGCCGTGGGCGTGCTCGACGGACGCCCCGTGATCGGGCTGCCCGGCAACCCCGTCAGCGCGGCCGTGTGCTTCGAGGTCTACGTCCGCCCCCTGCTCGCCGCCATGCTCGGGCGCCCGGCCGACGCCTTCACCGAGCCGGCCGTGCTCGACGCGCCGATCTCGAAGAAGGCCGGGCTCCACACCTTCGCCCGCGTCGCCGTTCGCCGCTACGTCGAGGGCCGACTCCACGCCCTCCCCGCAGGGGCCCAGGGCTCGCACGTCGCCCACTCCCTCGCCCTCGCCGACGGACTGGCGCATCTACCCGAGTCGTGGCCGGACGCGCCTGTCGGATCGGTGGTGGCGTTTCAGCGCTGGGGGTGGTGA